ATGGAATTCCATTTCGCGCTGATCGTATCGGCCGCGGCCTGTAATTCCGTGATCCGCAAGGGCGAAGTCGCAGCAGGATTCGTCGCCGTTGTGGTCTCACCCCAAACGGCGATCGAATCCAGTTCAACACTTTGCGCTGCTTCTGCCGTCCAGAAGGGAACACGCACGCGGACGGCGTCCCCCGGCCGCAGATTCTGCAACTCAGGTACGTTGAGCAAGTTCACATCAACGAGCTGCCATGCAAACCGTTGCGCATCGATCAACGTGGAAGGTTGCACCTGCAAATCTGCGGTGAATGGAGTGGTAACATAAACGCCAAAACCGCGGTTGCTGTTGGCTCCGCCGCGCGCGATTTGAAACGTCAGGCCCGTCACCGAAAGGCTCCCGACCATTGGCCCCACGATGAAGTCGAACGAAACACAGCAATCCTTCGTCAGCGCCGTGCCGGCATTATTGAGGGGCAGTGCGCCCGCCGATGGACTCATTGAAAGAACGGGCGCACCTGGATAAGCGAGTTGCGATGGAAGACTGACCGTCCCAACGCCGCTGCCGGGTTCAAGGCTTTGCCCCTGGATGATTCCACCGGGAGCCGTGAAGGTGGGACCCGCACCGCTCATGTCGTATCGCAGGAGCAAGCCCGCATGCACGGCCGGAAAAGTGCATGCCAGCATGGCAATCAGTGTCACCGCCAGGCAAACCGTTGGCCGCACACTGCCGCCAGCCAACATCACGCGTTCATCACGGTTCATGTCAGCGCAGTTTATCACCTTGGGAAAAACACCCCGCCAACCCATCGGGTGGGGGTTGTGAAACCATCGGGATCGTGAAACTTATTGTTGCTTGATGCGAAGAAACAATTGCGTTGCACCAGCATACGGGGGCAGAGGTCCGGGGCTGACATTCCCAAGAACCGTGATGTCATCAAACTCCGCGCTTTGCCCGGGGTTTGGCGCATAAAATGGAATCTTGAATGTGATGGTCTGGCCGGCGGTGAGATTTTGCAGGCTCGCAATCCCCGCAAGACTGATGTTCTGCGCACTCCACGCCGGACGTTGTGTCGGAAAATCCGTGGCGCCTTGGACTTGTTCATCTGTCGTGCTGGGCGTCGTAACGTAAACCCCGTAACCCCGTGGAGAAGCGCCGCCCCCGCGCGCACCGTTGAACGTCAAACCGGTCAGGTCCAGATCAGTCACGTTGGACCCGACCGTCAGTTCGAACGTGAACCACGCCTGGTTGGCAACGGCCGAGGCGAGATCTGCGCCAGCCGTGGGGAACCCAATCTGCAGAACGGGCGCGCTCGCGTAATTGGGTGTGACGGTGGCGTTGAAATTGAACAGGTTCAATCCGCTTCCTTGCGTCAGTGGTCCGGCCGCGACCAGGTCCGCCGCGTTCTGAACCTGGGCCCCCGCGGTGCCCATTGAATACTGCGCCAGGACCAGACTGGCGCCGCTTCCAGCGCCGCTAAGGTCAAGGACCGCCGTGGTGGAATTGGTCGCGGCGTCCGCAGCGATGTCTTGTTGCAACCCAGACCAGTCATGCAAATTCGTGGAATATTCGACCGCATAGCTGACGCCCGGATAGGAATTCCATGTCAGCTTCACGCCGCTGGCCTGGCGCTCAATGGCGGTGATCTCAAGCGGCAACAACTGCAAAGGATTCGCCGCTACTTTGATGATGCCCTGGCTCATGAGCAGCGATGTGTCCCATGTTTGATTGGGCTGCCCAAGTGGAGGCAGCTGGATCGTGTCGAAAGACCCGCTCACAACGGCATCGATCAGTTTGAAACTGTCGCCGACTTCCAGCGCAGGTCCAATGTTCACGACCGACAGCGTCCCTGCAGCCGGGAACTGCGCGACCAGCACCTTGTCCGCATTCTGCCCGTTGGTGCGATTGATCTCCATAACTGTAGACGCCGTGGCGGCGAGCGTGACAGAGCTGGCGAGGGTCAGGGTTCCAATCCCTCCACTGCCCGGCGCCAGCCGGCCGCCGTCGAGCACCGCCACGGGACCGAGCACGTTGCCGCTGCCTCCGAGCGCGCCACCGCTGTTGATGGTGACGGAGCCGCCGTTCCACGTCCCGTTCACGCGAAGTGTCCCATCGTTCACTGTCGTACTGCCCGCTTCATTCGATCCGCTCAGGAACTCGACAGTGCCCTGGCCGTCCTTCGTAAATGCTCCGGTGCCGATGGAAAATGTATTCTGGAAGGACATCACTGATGTCGCATCAGCAGCTCCGTTTCCCACCGTGCTTTGCAGCGCCACGTTGTCTCCGAGAACCGTGTTGGCAAAATTCATGCGCACGCCGGCGTTCACGACGCGAAACCGTGCGTCGCTCGTGATGGTGACCGGCCCAGCCCAGGTGACGCTGTTGCCCGTTGTGTTCACATACAACGCGCCGGGCGCCGCACTGATGCCTGTGCCGCCCACTTGAATCGGCTCCGCAACCGTCATTTCGCCCACGAACGTATTCACGCCCAGCCGGCCGTTTGGCAACACAATGGTCCCCCCCAACGGGCTGCCCAATGCGGCGCTGGTGGTGATGTTCAACTGGCTCTCGTTGTTGATCGTCGTCACTCCAGTGTAGGAGTTTGTCCCGCGCAGAATCAGGGTCGAACCACCGCCTGCAAGTTCGACGGCGCCACTGCCGGTGATTTCCGCATCGACGGTGATGCCGCCGCTCGCCAGATCGACCTTGAAGATGCCGTTGTTGGTGATGATGGCCGGGGATCCGAGGGAACCGAAGCTCCCGCCCACGCCGATCGACAGCGTTCCCGCTCGAATGTCCACAGGACCGTTAAACTGGTTTGCGGGGCTCGTGAAGGACAGCGTGCCCGGCCCGGACTTGGTCAGAGTTCCCAGTGTTGAAATGCCCTCGCCGTAGAAAACATAAGGTTGCGCGCTGTTGTTGACCGTCATGTTTTGTGGCTGCACTGTCGCCGCAACGAAGATATCAGGCACTGCTGAACCGGAATCGGTGAACGTCACATTATCCCCGGTGCTGAATGTTGTCGCGGTGCCGGTCCAGTTCGGTGAAACGGTGTCCCACGAATTGCCCGCCCCATCCCCGACCCATGTCAGATTTTGCGACGCTGAGGTGATGATGAGATTTACCTGGCCCGGCGTGCTTGTATCCAGCTGGAATGTCGCAGTGCTCTCGGGTGGCGGCACCAGGTTGAACGATCCACCGCCTTGTATCGTGCCGTTGTAATTGATCAGCCGGTATGTGCCGCCCGGCTTGAAACCGGCCAGCGCCAAATTCAAGGCTGGCGTTCCGTTCAGCGTCAGCGCGCCTGTAATGTTCAAAACGTCATTTGTCAGGGCGCTGAGGTTGAAATTCAGCGTGTTGGCTGAACCCGCCGTCAACGATCCCATCACAGTGCCGCGGGAATTCAGAACCTGCCCGAAGCCTTCGTTCAAGGCCAGCCCGCCGATGGGCGTGGCGTCGATGGTGCCGCCCGCAAGGGTGATAACGGACACGCTGCCGATCGCGCCCGCGTGATTCAGCCTCAGCACGCCATTGCTGATCACCGCGGTTCCTGCCAGCGGATTGATCCCGCCGAGGGTCACCGTGTTGGTATTCAGCTTCACGATCGCGCCGAAACCATCGATGACATTGTCGATCGTGAAGTCGTTGGTTGCATTGAACGTCACGGCATTCGCAAGGCCGCTTAACAATACTGTCCCCGAACCAAGCGGAGACTGTGCGTTGCTCCCGATTTCAAT
This genomic interval from Verrucomicrobiia bacterium contains the following:
- a CDS encoding autotransporter-associated beta strand repeat-containing protein — its product is MNSIQRSLFWSASVLGTVLVAAPANGAVINQTVTQGLGAHWNQAAWGSPAAVPAGGNAYVTPSGFDVRTPDVQSPSLFLGDTLQIDAGGRLVLKNGGAGNGVATVNLILNGGSITYNTANGTTISAIAGTVLVQDSSTINSVAGGSTRDVWLRSSLSGSGNLTVGMVNNALVLFGTNSAYSGNWTVNSGRIEIGSNAQSPLGSGTVLLSGLANAVTFNATNDFTIDNVIDGFGAIVKLNTNTVTLGGINPLAGTAVISNGVLRLNHAGAIGSVSVITLAGGTIDATPIGGLALNEGFGQVLNSRGTVMGSLTAGSANTLNFNLSALTNDVLNITGALTLNGTPALNLALAGFKPGGTYRLINYNGTIQGGGSFNLVPPPESTATFQLDTSTPGQVNLIITSASQNLTWVGDGAGNSWDTVSPNWTGTATTFSTGDNVTFTDSGSAVPDIFVAATVQPQNMTVNNSAQPYVFYGEGISTLGTLTKSGPGTLSFTSPANQFNGPVDIRAGTLSIGVGGSFGSLGSPAIITNNGIFKVDLASGGITVDAEITGSGAVELAGGGSTLILRGTNSYTGVTTINNESQLNITTSAALGSPLGGTIVLPNGRLGVNTFVGEMTVAEPIQVGGTGISAAPGALYVNTTGNSVTWAGPVTITSDARFRVVNAGVRMNFANTVLGDNVALQSTVGNGAADATSVMSFQNTFSIGTGAFTKDGQGTVEFLSGSNEAGSTTVNDGTLRVNGTWNGGSVTINSGGALGGSGNVLGPVAVLDGGRLAPGSGGIGTLTLASSVTLAATASTVMEINRTNGQNADKVLVAQFPAAGTLSVVNIGPALEVGDSFKLIDAVVSGSFDTIQLPPLGQPNQTWDTSLLMSQGIIKVAANPLQLLPLEITAIERQASGVKLTWNSYPGVSYAVEYSTNLHDWSGLQQDIAADAATNSTTAVLDLSGAGSGASLVLAQYSMGTAGAQVQNAADLVAAGPLTQGSGLNLFNFNATVTPNYASAPVLQIGFPTAGADLASAVANQAWFTFELTVGSNVTDLDLTGLTFNGARGGGASPRGYGVYVTTPSTTDEQVQGATDFPTQRPAWSAQNISLAGIASLQNLTAGQTITFKIPFYAPNPGQSAEFDDITVLGNVSPGPLPPYAGATQLFLRIKQQ